The Oncorhynchus mykiss isolate Arlee chromosome 8, USDA_OmykA_1.1, whole genome shotgun sequence genome includes the window TGAGTTGGTCCAAAGGTCTGACCAGTCTGGCAAAGCTAGGTTAAATTGGGATGTATTTTTTGATTTGGCAGGATTTTCTGTCTGCattctttctctgtctcaaaCTCTATGCAGCCCTTTCTCTCTGAAACACTGCAGTCAGAGAGCTTGCCTTGTTCTGAGAGCCTGTTTGCCCTACTTCTTGCTAGGGggtgagggggagtgagagagggaaaatagAGGGATGGCGAAGGGAATGAGAGGGGTGAATAGGTTTGTTGTAAGAGGTCAGATGCTTGTTGGGTGATGACTGACGTCGCCATCCCTCGTGAGCACAGCTGGGTGCGAGAAGCGTGTGCTCGTTTCGCCGCTGGCTGGCCGTGTGAATACTGTATTTTCCATGGAAAAAGGGGCTGTCTTTTGTTCCACCAGCACAAACTGTGAGCCCAGAGCCTCTGACAACCCCGACAGGGCTACATAATGGCTTTGGGATTTTAAAAGGCAGCATGGCGGAGAGGGGTGGGGTGGTGGTAAGAGGGGGGGATTGTACCCAGATAGAGCTGATCGGTATGCCTGTCCTTCACAGTGCAGTTAGCAGCCACTGGAGGAGAAAAGATGGGGGAATGACTCagaacaaagagacacacacagaaaatctGTGCTTGTTGCCTTGTTTGGATCTGTGATACAATTCTCATTTCAGTATGTTCTATGCTGCATCCATATTGTGAGAGAAACCTTGATTGGTTTCTTGCTATGCATTATTGTCCTGCTTGTTGCTGCCTGTCTGCACTCCTCTCTGTCGGTCTTTCTGCTTGCTTTTATGTAGCCACTGTGCCCTGGGAAAGAGGGCACTCCTTTTCTCTCCTGCCATTTGTTATTTACTCCGTCTCATACTGGATGTTTtattataaaacatttaaaaatcacctttatttaaccaggtatgctagttgagaacaagacctggccaagatagagagACATGCTTTGCTTtatcacacacacagcctttgcTAACCTCGTTAGGAAAGATTGGAGCTGAGACCCAATGACAACCTTGTCAGGCCACCAGGCCCCCTGTCGCCTCATTTCCATTAGATGACCTGGTGGTTTAGGAGGAACTCTCCTCTCAGGATGTCTCTAATGGAGCTGCCGTTTCCTCAGGAAATACCTCCAGGCAGGCCCCACTGCACAGCTCCCCCTCCCGGGGATGGAGGAAAGCAACTTACATTTCTGGCATTTCTAATGAAATGTCTGGCCacaagagtggaggagagagtgcaACAGAGAGACCGACTGAGTGAGGGGTGTTCGATACCTGCATAGTTCAATACTCTCAAACTCATTCTAATGCTATCGCCATGATTACGAACCTAGGCGAGACTGGGTTTGGGCTTCCATCGTCTCAGTCCAAATGAAAAGAGGAACCACTTCTCTCTCTGATACGCCCTGCTGGCCAGCTCTTAATCTGTCAGCCTTATTGCTCACACTATTGTGGGTGCTGATGGAGCATTTACTGCTCTCATATGGTTGTGCAGCAGCTAATGGAATAGAGTTTAGCCTCTCCGGCTGCTCAATATTATAGCTAGAGTGGAAGAGAAAGTCTAGTCTACGATGTTCAGGTTTGGTGTCAAGTCAACGCAAAGCTGTCTCCTCTAGGTGTGATCTATGCATacctagaaatataattactagtaTATAGTTCTATGGATGTATGCATAcctagaaatagaatgactagcaTAGAGTTCAATGGATGTCTGCACAACCTTATATGTATTGTACACTGTGTCTCTGTTCTGAGGACTTCCATGGTTCAAAGTGCACTCTCCTGCCTTGATTGAGTTATGTTTTTCGTCACACTCCTGACGATGAGGAACTAACGCTCCACGTGTCACTAATAGAACGGCTCTCTCTTTATTCTAATCTTCACACTGTAGGTTAACAAAAAAGGTCATTACTTTGCAGTCTAAAGAAAGCTAATTATTTATCCACCTTTGCTGTAAGTATTTAATTAAATGTCTTTGGAGATGGAGACTCATCCCTAAGAGAAAAATAATACTCTTAATCTTTCTTAATCTGACTACTTGATTCTGTAACACAGTGGTCCTCTGAGTACAAGACCATAAAACACCACATAAATCAAATGTGTGAAGTATTGTGAGTACTTTTGAAGTACTATTTCAAAATGAGTGTTGACATTTATCAAGCTCAAATCATTCAGTACTGAAATCAAGGTATGCTCTGTCAATCAATCAAAATATGTATGGCCAATCTAAAAACTGAATAGACTAATTGCCACACAAACTCCTCTGTGAGAAATGGagtctgatttgatttgagaagtgCTATTCTGTTGCTAAATGGCTATTGTTTGTCTtgcagatctttttcagagcggGCCTCGGGCTGCTCGGACAAGTAcgtgcctctctgtctctgtgggcTCTCTGAGGCCCAAAGCACCATTTCATTTAATGCACTGtattctccctgactccctccctTGACATGTTATTGtgtgactagctgactgactcaCAAACACTACTGGAGCAACCGCATGAAAGATTGATAGCAGTGTTTGTCCTGCTTTAGTCTCCGCTAGCTTCTCAGTGTTCTCACTGTAAATACCCAATACCCTGTCATTCTAATGCACAATCCCAACTCTAACACACTGGCAGACTGTCACTGATACAATAGCTAACAAGAGAACATTGCTGCAGGCACTGACTATCTCATGCAACTATAGCCATAGTGAATTCTCAGACCCTTAAAAACAGGTCACTTAATTTCTCAAATGTGCTTCCCAGTCTCTTTGCGAATGTGCTTTGATACTGTATGATCTTACCATCACTACTAACTGATTAACTTTGAGCCTTGAAGAGCTTTTAACCGAGGGGGCTCTTGTTGTGTTGACAGAAGTTGACACTGGGCTGGAATAGAGCGAGTGTAATATAGCCTAGAGCTGCTAGGCTGCATGGTGTGAGTAGTAacagggtagtgatgctagctGTTGTGGTGTCGTTGGTTGTATAGGTGTCAAGAGGGGTCCGGAGCCTGACGATGAGGAGCTTGTGAGCCTGAGTAAGAGGCTGGTGGAAGACGCCGTGCTGCTGGCCGTGCAGCAGTTCATGGACGAGACTCAACACAACGGGGCCGCGTCATCTGACCCGGCGCGGCCCTCAGACAACCTCAACACTAACGCTGTCAAAACAACCGACACCAGTGCCAGCAGCAAGTGACCACAGCCAATTCCCCCAGGCAGCACTGGACACTAACCAGTCAGGCAGGaactcaggcaggcaggcagccaggcagccagccaacCGGCCCAGGAGCCAATGGGCAGTACTGTTACTGGATCAAGCCCAGTTGAGGTGTTTTACTagagaaggaagaaagaaaggttTTGTGGCAAAACTCTGGATTGAGTGTGGAATCCATATGCAGTTTTTTGTGTTCTTGATTTTGTGTACCTGATTGTCACCAATGATCAAGGCAGCCTCGGGCCACACAACCCCTCCTGTCATGTCTGTCAGTCCATCTGTCTAGTGTGGACCTTTGTTCATTCTTGATTTATCTGTGCCCTGGGAGAAAGAGTTGGCCTTCTGAAGGAAATTTCTGTTCTGATTAATATGATATGTGAGGTGTGGGTCGTTCCAATGCTCAAAGTGGAGCTGACATGTCACGACACACACTACAGACTGATCTTGGTTAGGTTAGGCTGTACCTCGGCTCTCCAAGGTGCAGTCAGTACAAAGACATTCACCGTCTTTCTACTAAGCTAAAACAAAACAGCACTACAAAAGGAACTGCAACTCAAGAACCCGAGACCAGGGAAAATGAGCTCATCTATGCAGCTGGACAATATGCTGTGAACTATGTTTACACGATCCTGTCTCATCTGTGCTGTAAGTGGCTAAAACTTGAAAAGGTAAATGAAGAGTGGGTCCCATGTGCTACCTGTGGTAAAATATGCATGTTAAAATATGACAAAAAGGTTGACCTACCAGCAATGAGGATCATGTTAGGttcgtgtttgtttgtttgtccccTGTAGGAGGGGCTGGTGATGCAGCAGGTCTGGTTAGGAAGGCCCGGTGCACACACAATCATTCTCTGTCTCAGAACCTACAGGACATAAAGGAGCATCTATCACAGCTGGCTGTTCAAGCTAGCATCCGCCAGGAGATCTCTGGCTGAACACTCCCAGCTCCCACCAGCAGTGCGGCGACAGCACCAAGGAACTACAGATACTGTAGTAGACTAGTGTACTACacacagtagatagatacagtgcattcggaaagtattcagacccattgacagtttacatattttgttacgttacagccttattctaaaattgattgaatgtttttttcccttcatcaatctacacacatggggtattgtgacaaagcaaaaactggttttaaaAACTTTTTGCAATTTTATAAAGAATTATATTAActaaaatatcatatttacattagtattcagaccctttactcagtactttgttgaagcacctttggcagtgataacAGCATCGAGTctacttgggtatgacgctacaagcttggcatgcctgtatttagggagtttctccccttctctgcatatcctctcaagcgctgtcaggttggatggggagtgtcgctgcacagctattttcaggtctctccagagatgttagctcgggttcaagtccgggctctggctgcgccactcaaggacattcagagacttgtcccgaagccactcctgcattgtcttggctgtgtgcttagggtcgttgttctgttggaaatagaacctttgccccagtctgaggtcctgagcgctctggagcaggttttcatcaaggttttcatcaactttactccgttcatctcccttgatcctgactagtctaccagtccctgccactgaaaaacatccccacagcatgatgctgccaccaccatgcttcgccgtagggatggtgccatgcttcctccagacgtgacgcttggtattcaggtcagagttcaatctcggtttcagcagaccagagactgttatttctcatggtctgagagtcctttaggtgccttttggcaaactccaagcgggctgttgtgccttttactgagtgacttccgtctggcgaCTATTATAAAtacctaattggtggagtgctacagagatggttgtcctcctggaaggactatcccatctccacagaggaacactggagctctgtcagagtgaccatcgggttcttggtaacctctctgaccaagtcccttctcccctgattgctcagtttggtcgggcggccagctctaggaagagttt containing:
- the akap7 gene encoding A-kinase anchor protein 7 isoforms alpha and beta isoform X2: MDSTTEVSFERTQHSAPRLHPHSLTPSQAVWKLCWILPLIRLQQNRAGSDREGRRGSAMGQLCCFPFSRAEEKINLFQSGPRAARTSVKRGPEPDDEELVSLSKRLVEDAVLLAVQQFMDETQHNGAASSDPARPSDNLNTNAVKTTDTSASSK
- the akap7 gene encoding A-kinase anchor protein 7 isoform X4; this encodes MKLSKTPPLHSQGLKKLYSDYARHHFGNERVFRLALCSMVKKKTPDGFYHRDLFQSGPRAARTSVKRGPEPDDEELVSLSKRLVEDAVLLAVQQFMDETQHNGAASSDPARPSDNLNTNAVKTTDTSASSK